The following nucleotide sequence is from Tenrec ecaudatus isolate mTenEca1 chromosome X, mTenEca1.hap1, whole genome shotgun sequence.
TTATGGCACTTTCATGAAGTGGCGACTCCCTCTTATATTGAAAATCCATTTTATGATCAATGTTCCCCTCCATTTAATGCCTTATTAATTtttcaatgaaaaatatttttgcttttcttcccCTGCTGGTAGGAACGAATTCCATGCGGATACTTTTATCTGAAGGCTGCATTAGCACTGGAAACTAGGAGGATGTTTGTCCCAATCTTGGaactcctgggtggtgcaaatggttcatgcacttggctgctaaccagaaggttggaggtCTCATTCTATCAGAGGCATCtgcgaagaaaggtctggagacaCATGCACTTTTGGAAAATCAGTCACTGGAGGCACAGGTGTACGGTGACGCACATTGGATTACCATGCCTCAGAGTTGACTAGATGGTAACTTCTTAAATAAAAACCTTTTGTTTAACCCATACCTTGACTCCCTTTtttttcacccttttccctagaggCAAACTTGCTAatatattatatgtgtatatttttgtTTAGGTTCTTGTAAGACCTATGTCATTTTGTATGCATGAATTTTTAATTCTTAGAATGGTATGGTACTATGAATTTCATTCTGATTTCTATCTATCTCCCCTAACCTTTTCTCCCGACCTCagcagtattttttaaaaaaaggattgtAGGGGAAGGAATAGAAGGGACGGTGTATAAACATAATGCATAATaaattaagggttcacgagggtagcagggaggggaggggaaaaaagcaacTGATATCAAGAGGCTCaatagaaagataaggttttgaaattgttgatggcaatatttgtGCATATTCGCTTAGtttaatggatgtatggactgttatatgtaagagcacccaataaaatgatttattaataaaaaatactcATTCGCTGTGTATATCTAGTCTGTAGTTTCTAATTGTTGCATTGTATACCGCATTGTCCACTCTCCTTATTTTGCTTCATTTGTCTGGAAACAGAAGCTAGGTTCCCTTCAATCCCCTATTAAGTGCAAACACTGTGATGAATGCCCTTCCACGTCCCTATGGACCTACATGgggaccaaaaccaaaccaagcccactgtcacCCCGTGAGTTCAGACACATAGTGAGCCAGTAGGGAGGACTGggactgccctatagggtttccagggatgggcctctctacagaagcagactgccctgtctttctcccctttcAGGTGCTTCAACCCCTGTGCTGCCAGTGCGCCTTACCTGAGAAGTGCTCTGGAATAGAGACAAAACaaatggaattgctgggtcataaagcATCTGTAGACCTAGTTTGATGAGTGTCAGAGAGCTCTCTGAAATAGCAGCTGCAATCTGCAGTCTAACCAGTTGTGTGCAGTAAGGGTCAGATACTTCTTTTTGCCCATAGCGACAATTGGCGTGTTTCAGTTTCGCCAACCAAAATATTATAAATGGATGTATAGTGATCTTTTAATCAGCAATGATCTGACTACTGAGTTGGGACATCTCTGCATGTATTTCGAAGATTGAATCCTCCTTTGCTGATTCTTCTTTTCCTAAATTAATCCTTTGTTAGTTTAAGATACTGCAAATATATTTTCTCTATCCTCTGTGAACTTTTGACAGTAGTGCCATTATTGAATAGAAATCTCATTTTTAATGTAATCAAATCTCATCATCTATGTCCttacaggattttgtttaaggagTTGTTACCCACTTTTTTGCCACAAGGATATTCCTCCCATattcttttctatttctaattttcctttttATATGTGGGCTCCCATGCTGTGGAAACAAGCTTTATATTTAGTATTAGGAAAGGACTCGGGTTTATTCTTCTTCAAAATAGTGAACCAATCTTCCTAAGACTtaacaattccccctttctccattgATTTATGGTACCCATTTCATAGCATATTATGTTTCCATATGTACACATGTCTGACTCTAAGCCTTTCCATTTATCTAGTCATCTCTTCATGCACCAATACTATGTCATCTTTTTATTTCTATTATCTGACAGAGACTCATGAGTTATTTACAAGTGTGTTTTAAAGGCTTCAAACAcatggttttaaaataatttcctgtCTTTTGTTTCTATATTAATTGTTTTTTAGTCAGATACAACCTTCTTTATGATACTGATTTTTGGATATTTGTTGAAACCTGCTTTATGGCCAAATTCAAGTCCAATTATTGAAATACTCTGTGCATTCATAAGAAGAAAgtgtattattttattattggATGCAAAATTCTGTCTATATCTATTAATTCAGAATGTTCATTTCATTGTTTAGTAGTCTATAGctttactattttttaaattctctttgTCCGTTAGTGCTTGAAAGAAGTAAATTGAAGTCTCTCATGTGATTTTAGGTTTATTTCTTACTTTAGTTCcataatgtttttctttatatcttTTGAGATTACTTTATTAAATACCTATACATTTATAACTGTTATACTTTTAGCAAATGAGATCCTTTGACATCCAAAACCTCTTTATTTTGACACAATTATAGACTAATAGGGAGTTAACTTGCGGCAATGCTttcagttttttgggtttttaaaactcattttattgggggctcttacaacattccatacatcaattgtatcaagcatatttgtacaaatgtttgGTTTTAGGTTTTTAACTGTTTTGTGTACTCTTTACCCAGTGTGGTATttaaataatctgttgtcaatttgagacttaagaatgaaggggtggtttagcctgtcaatcaggttgtggcttgctgacctcatttgcaggtgctcaggagataaatagctcattggaggtaggacacatgcttactccctgggagacattgcagctgttaaggacacatggaactatgctagtgtccGGAGCTGGGGAAGCCATGTAGacacacctgccagtgctgagatgcctctaccgccactgtatccacaacacttcccaaccactggcctttgatcttcctgcattcggcatcattggatgtgtttcatgagtctgaagaggactttatagatgggtattggacatatgggctaatatcggatttatggacttgatctggactgggctgggatgttttcgtaatgtacaattactcttcacataaagctctttcttatgcacatatgagtgtctatgaatttgtttctctagtctacacggaCTAACAGACCCAGTTTTCCACAATGGTTACATTTCTATTATTACAATAGTGCAATATCAAAATTAGGAAATTGATGTTGATATTATTACCACACCACTGCGAGCAAAATACACAACTATCTGTCACCACAACAATTTTCTGTATGCTACCCCTTTATAGTCACACCCATTCTCCTCCCCTCTCACCCTCCTAAACACTTGACCACTCATCTCTGTAATTACAATATGTGACTTTTtgagattttttctttttaactcagAATAAGTGCTTGAGATACACCCAATAGTTCATTCCCTTTTTAGCTAAGTAGTATTCCAAGCTTAGTTAACTATTTacctattctttattttcaatgaTAATTTGTATCTTAAAATCCATATTGCATCATATTAATTCGACTATGTCATCTTTTTGGTGAGTGCTTGCATAATATAACTTTTTCTATTCCTTTTCTTCAAAATTTTGTGTGCTTATTCTTTAGCATATAGCTAGACTGCAAAAATCTGCCATGTTTTAACTAATGAATTTAGACTATTTCTACTTATTAGGATTGCTAATATATTTGTCTTTGCCTTTTTATTTGCAGCTTCGCTTCTCTCTTGACTTTTTTTTGTTTGAAATTTTTAATCTGTGTTTTTCCCTTTActgctttagacatttatacattttatttttattatagggtcactatgagtcaccatcgacttgatgtcagtgagcttttttattattttagtctTCTTTCTTGAAATTTTATCATTCTTATAAAAGGTTCACAGCTATTAAATACATTATTCATATGTTATCAATACATAAGAGTCATAATTATGATTAACTATGGCTCGTCTAAAGTTGATGTCAGGTACACCTAAAATCTGGAATTCTTCTCTTCTTCGTTCTGGTAGTACAGTGTCACTCTTAGACCTTAGATAGTCTCATGTTTGCAAGTATGAGTCGCCGTGAGTGTCTATGAGGAAAAGTTCTATCTCCTTAAAAGGGGCCAGCATGGtgagaactatttttaaaaacctcatcGTGGGCCCAGATTTCTCTAATCAGTTTCCAGTGTTCTCAGTTTCCATAAGaatgaaagagagaaccgattacacagatccacatgtgacctcctccctgggggacggacaacagagaagggggtgaagggagacgccggatagggcaagatatgacacaataataatctataaatgatcaagggctcatgagggaggagggagcggcgagggagggggaaaaaaagaggacctgatacaaagggcttaagtggagagcaaatgctttgaaaatgatgagggcaaagaatgtacagatgtgctttatacaattgatgtatgtctatgtatggattgtgctaagagttgtatgagaccctaatgaaatgtaaaaaaaaaaagaatgaattcaACTGATATTACAGTGCAGTTATGGAAAAGGCCAATTCCTGAGTTCACTCTTCCAATGGTGCTGATGATGTTTAGTATTCAGGGATTCCGGTTGTAGAATTGGATACATTTAATCAAAAATTCCATAGTCTTTGCTGCTCACTGTTGTGATGGAACTTGATCAATGTCCTGGAAACAACATCTGAATGTGTCCTATTCCTCTTCCTCGGGAAATCATTCAATGGGAACAACTCCATTGTCCCCTAGAACCTACTACCAGAGAGAAAGCACTCTTGTTAATTTACAACCTACCTCAACCCAAATAATTCATTTCTGGCTTGACTCCTGGCCTAAAGGCTTTTGCATATATCACAAAAAGAGCACTAAAGGAGAGCTATTgtgatatttttctttgttttcagtttatatgtaacaaatgacatttcaatAATCTTTACAAATACAGTGCTTGATATTAATTTCAGTCAtcatgttgtgcaaccatcatCATAATTCTTTGCACCTGTCCCCGTCACCTTTACCTGAAACCTAGTGTCTTCTAAGCAGGGAGTGCTCTTTTCCTCTTCTAGTGATCTTAGGTCTGTATACATTTGCCTGTTTTAAATATTAGAGTCttatagtatttgtccttttgtgactgatttATTACACTctgcatggtgttttcagggtcaTCTCTATTGATGTATTTGTGATATTTCTTTGAAGGAATGGTAAACTTGGGTAGCCTGGTCTGAGTACGGGTAGAAAGCAGCGCACCGTCATGGCCATCAAGAAAAAGCGTTTATATTACTTCATCTTGTTGTTCTGATATGGAAATAAATGCTCTTTATTTTCAGTAATTGCTTTTATCAGTTCTCATGAAAAGGAAACATTGTTGATTCTTGATTCAATTGTTTCCCAGATCCATAAGTTAAAGCAGGAAGGCAGGACTATGCAGTGCAAACATGGTTGTGAGAACCGTCTTACCTCACCCAGGCACTGGACATGCACTATAAACAGTCAAAACTATAGTGCAGAATGTCCAAGGTATGTTTTACCAGTCACATTTCAGAAATAATAGAATGctatgatggtagtgagtttgatgcCACATGCTTAATTCGTggtactttatttttttattattttactaaGCTgaacctattttttttaaaaaaaacattttattaggggctcatgcaactcttatcacaatccatacatatacatacatcaactgtataaagcacatctgtacattctttgccataataattttcttttttttctcctcttttctttttttacattttattaggggctcatacaactcttatcacaatccatacatatacatacatcaattgtataaagcacatctgcacattccctgccccaatcattctcaaggcatttgctctccacttaagccctctgcatcaggtcctcttttttttcccctccctccccgctccctcctccctcatgtgcccttggtaatttatacattgttattttgccatatcttgccctatccagagtctcccttcccccccttctctgctgtccatctcccagggaggagatcacatgtggatccttgtaatcagtagcTGAacctattttaaataaatttttgctTTACTAAGTTgaacctattttttaaaaaaaattcttgtttcggttgcacttgaactatattgCTGGATTTTTTTTACAAGtggtgttcttttaaaacacaaaGTTCCAGACTTTAGGAAATGAATATTTACTTATTGTGTGGCTAGTAGCTAATTCATAAAACCAGACAGCACGTCTTTGCATGGAAACAGGTTCATCTGAAGGTAATGGAAGCTTCTACTGTTAATCAAAGCAAAGGATGTTGACTGGATTAACTTAATACCTGGGATCAAGCCAAGACATGCTAATACGTCCATGTCATTACAAGAGCTTAAATAATCACCTCTACCTCACCCTGAAGCAGGACCAACATATTTTTAGGTTCTCCTTATCATgggttcagaaaaaaaaattcttggcTTTAGTCTCACTCTCCCAGGATCACCTTGTTACcagagcaatgatattccttatcAAATGGTTATGGGCTCAGTGGCCTTCAGGTTACAAtcctcctcactgccattgagtcaaggctgactcatagtgagcctatgggACAGGAAGTTTTTGAGATTGAAACTCCTtcaaggagtagaaaaccccatttttctcccaaggagccactggtcgtttcaaactgctaagcttACTAATGCAGCCTAACGCTAACCACTGTAAAACCAGGGCTTCTTGGGTCACATTGGTCCCATAAAAATGAGTAGATCAACATTAGACACGAGGGTCCTCCATCATCCtaggaggagaaaaggaagaaagcTTGGCATACCCAGCAACctcttaaaaattctttaaatattCCAAGCTGTCATGGTCATGGATGCAAGTCTCCCAAAATTCTGAATTCAATTGAAAGTTTATTTATCAGTTGTTTTCTTTGATGGAGAATATATCCAAGTGTGAAAAACTGTAGTTGTCTTTAAAGTGAAACAAATAGTATTCCAAGGAAAAATCAACTAATTCAGTGTACACTCAAGCAATCATGCAACATAGGCCTCTGAGACATTACACTAATCTATGCTTAGAAATGCTTTGTGGATACTTCTTATTTTGGTTACACAGAATACTAGGATGTAGATTCAATCTCAAAAGTTTAATCAACTTTATACATTTTActgctgaaagaaaaattatataaTTCATTTTGTCCTTGTTGaaaatatgcacagcagaacatacACCATTTCAGCAatgtctacatgtacaattcagtgacactgattacattcGTCAAACTGGCCAACCATTCTTACCTTCCCATTCCAACTTATTCCTACCTCACTAACATAAGCGAATTGCCTCCTCTAAGTTTCCTATCCAACATTCTGAGTTTCTATTttcaatttgatcccatatagacAGTTCTTTAAAAAAGCACAATATTCCAAGCAGGCAATCTTTATTACTTAAGCAAAActattgtttgttttaaagaagcCTTCAAGAGACATTTTAGGTTTCAAGCGTGAAGATGGTCAGAGGGTCATGGTTTCCAGGGGTTCATCCAATACTCATGGCTCCAAAAAGTCTGGATTCCACAAGAATGTGAATTCTATTTTGTTAAGAGCATTTCTAAGTGAAATCAAACATTTAAATTATTAAGCATATATCTGTAAAGACCAAAATCACCACTAGTGTAGCGAAGACCCCTGCAGTCTTACCTACTATTCCTTTGGAAACATTGGAGCCAATGTTAACACAATGGAAATGGCTCATAGCTTGGTAGCATTATTTGGTAACTAGCTCCAAGTTTTGGGTCTCTGGTACCTGCAATAGTCTGTGGACTATACGTTGAAAACAGTTTGGTCTCGATTCTGGGTGAAAAATGCATGCAGATGTAAATAATAAACCTATGGATGAATTTTCTCTGAGTGTCAGTTGTGTGAACCTTTTTGACTGATGCCACAGGCATATATGGTGAAAGTCCATCCATGCCCATAAATACAGTACATTATAGTTTGTAATCGTTGCATGACGTGACATTTATTGTTTCGTCAGTTCCTTTGTGTTAGACATTTAAGGTGTCTTTAGTTTTACACTCTTAGAAACAGTGCCAGAATGACCATTTTTTGTACATTCCCTTTGATTCTTAACTTAGGAGAAACAGTCATACAAATAGAATTTTTGGGCGAAGGTCATGCGCATATTTAAGATTTCTCATGCATAGAACCAGAATTACCTTGCAGACAATGAACGAACTGTGCTAAGATGCAGTGCCAATCTATCCTTTTTCTACATCCCCCATTCCTACCACAAATGTTTGCCAGATCCATAACTTAAAGCAGGAAGGCAGGACTATGCAGTGCAAACATGGTTGTGAGAACCGTCTTACGTCACCCAGGCACTGGACATGAACTATAAATGGTCAAAACTATAGTACAGAATGTCCAAGGTATGTTTTACCAGTCACATTTCAGAAATAATAGAATGctatgatggtagtgagtttgatgtAGCATGCTTAATTCGTGGTactctttttttattattgttttactgaggtaaacctatttttaaaacaattcacAAAGGAGGTTTTTAGGAAAGATGTTTGTTAAGAAAGTATGCTGGCTTTGGAAAACTGCTGGATCACTTCCCATTTCTTTTGTTATCTTTTGAGccagggaagggagaaaggaaggcACAACTGCTCTTAACATGACGTCAGTGAACCTACTGGGGAGTTTCTCTCGCACAGCGATCAAACTACTGGCCCTCATCTGAAAGAAGCTGGACCAGGGCCTCAAGCACTCATGtgcactaaggagcattctttctGCCCTGCTGTTTTCTCAGCCTTTGAAATGATCACCCAGTTGACCTCAGGTGGTCTCCGGAATTGCCTTAGAAAGAAGGTCTTTCCCTGTCAGGACCCACACAAGATCCTACAAGCCTCCTTCCCAGGCACCTCACAGCCAAATAGCAGCCAGTGGACCCTGGTGcttggttattattattataacccTCTTTCCTTAACAGCTCCTATAGTCACCACTATATTTCACTCTTTATCATCTCATGCTTAGTCTATTGTGATAACTTCTTAACAAATATCCTTATACCCAATCTCCACCCTTACCTCCAAGCCATCTTGCATATTGCCCCCAGATTATTTTTCCTTAAATTCAAAATGCTCTGTGACTCCCAGAACATGACAGGATAATATTCCAATAGATCAGCTTAGGATTTTAGATCTTTCCAAAATTTGCCTCGTTCTAAATTCTCCCCTTTCTATCTCATCACTCTTCTTCTCACAGATTCCTCTCCAGGCACACTGGGTTCCTCCTTATCACAGAAGCACATTTTCAACCCCCATGCCTTTCTTCAAACAATTTCCTCCTCCTGGAATGCCACTCTAAATTTTCTTATGCTGTCCCTTAAAGGGTACACCCTTTCCCCCTGAGATTTCCTCAGCAATCTGTGTTTCATTTAACTGGCTAGTGCCCTTTTGACAGTGAGTACATGTCTAGGGACTGTCAGTTATCCTTCGGTATCTGGGTGCTTTCTCTCTCTTGCTAGATTTTAAATTCAAACATGAGACCTAATTTTTCAGTTGAACATACAACTTTATTGATGATACACAAATGATGTCTTTGGTGATAAATTCAAGTCAAACAAATAATGGAAATGGAGTCTACTCATGAGGGAGGGCCAGGTTCGCTGTCGTTCACATACAGAAGATGGTAAAAATATTTCCATCAAAGCGGCGCGATAAAAGTCACACATATATTTTCAGTACAAGAGGACTATTTATTTGGTATTCATAAAATGGTTCAGTTTAAAGCTGGAGACTGTCACCGATAACATCACACTGGATGATACATTATTCCTAACTGGCAGCTAAAAAGATCCCTTTACCAAATGAGCACAGTGGGAAAGCAGTAACTTTCCATTCTCAATGCTtccagacagcaaaaccaagaaaaGTCTTCAAGGTCGTTGAGGGTACACAGCCCATTAGAATTTGTCCACTAATTTGATCACTTTCACTTTCACCAACAGGTCATGGTGATTTGCTAAGGCCCGGATTTTCTTCACGCACACTCCAGACGCCGTGCATAAGAAAAACAGGGAGCCTTTATTGAATTCTCTGTAGTTGAATACTTCCGCTCTGAGACTGTCATAGATGATCTCAAATAGAGTGAGGGCATTGATAAGAATTTCTGATTCCACATAGGAATTATAGAGTGAACTAAAGGATGCTGGCACTTGGGTATTAAGCAGTTTTTTGAGCATGTctggattttcagcaaaattcgaCAGTATTTTCAAAATCTCCACCTTGATCTTTCCACCTCCCTGAGATAATAAACGGAAAAAGTTTGCAATGGAATTGACAAGTAGGTGTTGATAGTCATTAGTAATGGTCATGTTTGTTAAAAACTTTAGCCCAACTATCTGCACCGCTGAGTTCAGATTAGAGGCCATGATGTCATCCATCACTTTATTCATGTAGACCTGAAGGCGCCCCTGATTTTCATAATTCTCACTCAGGTTATTCATGACCATTAAGGCTTTTTCCTTAATGTGTGGGTCGGTTTTgttgatcatgtttgcaattatGGGGAGGCCTCCTATTTTCCGAATTGTGTCTTGGTTGCATGCGTAATTAGCATTGTTGCTCAGGGTGAGCAGAGCTACCTGTTGGATGAAAGGATCATCCGTTTTCTGAAGCAAGGTAAGGACTTTCCTGAGGTCTCGAGCACCCAGAATCTCATCGATTTCGTAAGGGAAGGGGCGCTTTGTCACGGGAATGGGTCTCTTCCCTCTTCCCCTGTGTTGGGTCTCAGGCTCAGAGTCTGACTCTGACTCTGTATCAGTCCATCCAGACTCCCCTTCCTCAGAATCAGGTATCTCTGCCAGGAAAGCCTTTCCCCCATTAGCGGAGGCTGCAGCCGCTACTGCCACCCCATCCCCAGGACGGAAGCCCAATCCCAATTCATCTACTTCAGCTTTATTTTTCTTGCCCTTGCCTTTGCCTCCAGACCTGGACTTGTTTCCGCCCTTGGCCCCACCTTTGGGGATAGCTCCAGTGGCTGGCCCAACCTTAGGGATAGCCCCGGTGTGTGCCCCAGGGGCtgctctcttggctgctgctgttTCAGGAACGACAGCTGTTTTAGAAGCCCCGGAAACCCCAGGAGCCTCCTCAGCCTTGGGAGGCGCTACCTCCCTGGTAGACACTGCTGTCCTGGGGGTCTCTGTCACCTCAGTGGGTGCTGCCACCTTCggagcctccaccacttcagtagGTGTTGCAGCTGTGGGAGCCTCCTTTGCCCTCACAGCTTCTGTTGCCTCTGGGGGTGCAGCTGTGGAAGCCTCAGTCTCACTAGGGGCTTCTGCCaattggggagccaatggcaTTGTGGGAGCCTCTGGAGCTCCAGGAACCTCTGTGTCCCTAGAAGGCGGTGCCATTTCAGAAGGTACCGCAGTAGGTATTGCTGATTCAGCCTTAGACCCATCTCTGGCCCCATTGGCCTCCTGGGCCTGACTTCCTGCCCCATTCTGAGCCTCAGCACTGGCCGCAGCTAGGACCACTTCCTCAGCTCCAGCTGTGTCCAGTGCAGAGGTCTCATCTtgggtggctctgttcttggcctCAGCCAGTACTGGCATTGGAGGACCAAATCCAGGCCCAAGGTCAATTGTGAATCCTGCCTTTAGCCCGGCTCTAGTTTTGGCTCCAGTCCCAGCCACGGCCCTGGGCTTGACCTTGACCAGTCTCTTCTTCTTCTGGTCTCTTCCTCTGGCATATTTGTACACACAGTACCAGGTGCCAGCTCCAATAACTATCCCTGCAGCAACGCAGCCAGCATCCCGAACTCGGCTCATGGTGAGGTGATTCTCTGATCCAGGGCTTGGAGCTGGCTTGCCCTGGCAGGATGCTTTCAAGTGTGGACTAAGTTCTTCAGCTCAGGCTAGCAAGTTGTGCTTTGGTTGGAAGAGGTTCAGGACCTAGAGGTACAAAGATAGAAATGAGACTTTGAGCTCTAGCTCACTTTGGGCCAGCCAAGGTCTATTTCAAGAAGAGAGTGGGGCTACAATGAGTGATGGAGGTTAGCACTCAAGGCGCAGGCACCAAGGCCTGTGTTTGTTCACTCAGGACCTTCATTTTCCAGTGTTTATCTGCAGCCCGTGTCCACCCTGCCCAACCCAACAGACAATTTCCCAACACTCAAGAGGGAGATGAGAGCTTGGGCAATGCTGGACTGTGCTGGACTATGAACCTAAAGGATTGGCTGTTGCAATTCACATagcagtgcctcagaagaaaggtctgatgatctgcttccgtaaagattacagtcaagaaaactcaatggagctcagttctactctgtaatacaTAGGGTggtcacaagtcagaatcaaatgCATGGCAACCGGTTTGGTTTCAGTGAGGGCTGAGAGGCAGAATGGGCACCACAAAAGCTGACAGAAAGCAGGGAAAGGCCATAGAAATTCCAGATTCTCTTCTGATTATTCTCACCACACCCTGACTCCACAACTCTCATCCCAATCGTCCCCAGGGGGTGCTCGCCAAAATTTGGGAATCTGCAGCTGTTAGCTCTTTTCTTTCCAAGCTTGTGGCGGCCATGTAGCACCCCCAAAGGCACACAGACCTGTGAGCAGACCCCTCCCCAAAGAGGGTGTTTCTGCCTTCAGCAGTCTGACTCTTGACTCTTTGCTGATTTGAGTCCCTGTGGGCTCCCCTTCCTTATCCCATCACCTCCCCTTTTAAATGATTTCCCAAGGAGCCTAATGCCACACCCCTTTCCCTGCATCAAAaaggctggggggtgggaggcaaGGGTGTCTCCTCAGAAGGGTGAAgatgaaagaggaggaggaacctTGGATCCCAGACTCAGCTCTGGGTTTCTGGTACACCCATCCCAGGGCTTCTCAGACAGGTCTCACCCCTCAACACTGACCTCCAAGTTTTCAGGGTTTCTTCCTTCAGTTCAGTTAGAACTTCATCCTAAGGACGGAGTGCAGGGCAGACCTACCAAGAGCAGAGGTGGAAGAATGAGCCTGGTGGGTAAATCAGCACCCAGGCCAAGCATCCCAATCACTGCCTTTTAGAATTCACATACCGAGGTTTTCATCTGGAATAATTCCTCAACGCTTCCCACACTTCACTCATCTGAATCCACCACCCCACACCACCTCCATGCAGTCTCCTCAGGCACTggacccctccctccttccactctcctcctgccccctcccccaccagccaTTTCTCTGGGACACTCTGCCACACTCCTTCTCTGCACAGAAGT
It contains:
- the ARMCX2 gene encoding armadillo repeat-containing X-linked protein 2; its protein translation is MSRVRDAGCVAAGIVIGAGTWYCVYKYARGRDQKKKRLVKVKPRAVAGTGAKTRAGLKAGFTIDLGPGFGPPMPVLAEAKNRATQDETSALDTAGAEEVVLAAASAEAQNGAGSQAQEANGARDGSKAESAIPTAVPSEMAPPSRDTEVPGAPEAPTMPLAPQLAEAPSETEASTAAPPEATEAVRAKEAPTAATPTEVVEAPKVAAPTEVTETPRTAVSTREVAPPKAEEAPGVSGASKTAVVPETAAAKRAAPGAHTGAIPKVGPATGAIPKGGAKGGNKSRSGGKGKGKKNKAEVDELGLGFRPGDGVAVAAAASANGGKAFLAEIPDSEEGESGWTDTESESDSEPETQHRGRGKRPIPVTKRPFPYEIDEILGARDLRKVLTLLQKTDDPFIQQVALLTLSNNANYACNQDTIRKIGGLPIIANMINKTDPHIKEKALMVMNNLSENYENQGRLQVYMNKVMDDIMASNLNSAVQIVGLKFLTNMTITNDYQHLLVNSIANFFRLLSQGGGKIKVEILKILSNFAENPDMLKKLLNTQVPASFSSLYNSYVESEILINALTLFEIIYDSLRAEVFNYREFNKGSLFFLCTASGVCVKKIRALANHHDLLVKVKVIKLVDKF